The Candidatus Edwardsbacteria bacterium sequence GAGAAGAGTGGTTGCATTAGTGATCCTTTTTGCCTCCTTTGCGGCGGCGGAGGATATATCCTTAAACCAAGCCATAGATCTGGCTCTGAAGCAAAACGCCGCCCTGAAAATAGCCCAGTACAAGGTCAGTGCCGCCGAGGGCCAGCTGATGACCGCCAGAGGGTATCTGGTCCCCCAGCTTTCGGTCTCCGGCAGCATAGTTCGGTTGAACAGCCTGATCGACATGAAAGCCGGGCAATCATATTACCTGCCTGTGCGGGACAGCAATTTCATACCTACCGGGGATATGGTGCAAATGTCCAGCGCCTCGATAACCTCGGACAAAATAGGCAACACCTATTCCGGAAAATTATCCGCCAGCTGGCCGATCTACACCGGCGGAAAAATATGGCAGGGCTATCAGATAAGCCGGCTGAACCGCCAGGCCGCTGATGAATCTTACGACAGCGCCAGGGCCGGGGTGATCTATGCGGTCAAACAGGCCTATTACGGGCTGCTGCTGGCCCAAAGCGCCTACGCCGTCACCCAGGAGGCAGTATCGTCCATAGGAAAGCACTTGGGACGGGTGCAGGCTTTATATCAAAAGGGGATGGTCTCCCGTTACGATTTATTGCGGGCCGAGGTCCAGCTTTCGAATATGCAGCCCCAGCTTATACGCATGCAGAATGCGGTGGAGCTTTCCCGGCAGTCATTCAATATGGCCCTGAACCGGGAGCTGAACGCACCAGTGGTTCTGAGTGATTCCATGGCATTTCATTTGCTGGAGGCGGATAGCGCTCTGCTGGTAGGGCGGGCTTTTCAAGCCCGGCCGGAATATAAATCAATTTTGATCAGGCAAAAGATGGTTGATAAGGCCAAGCTGATATCCTATGCCAGCTACCAGCCCACCGTGGCGCTGATTGCCGATTATTCCTACAGTAAGGGATCCGGTTTCTCCGGTTCGGACGAATGGCAGAAGAACTGGGACGTGGGGGTTTCCGCCAGCTGGCCTTTGTTCGACGGCGGTTCCGGGCTGGGCAGGATCAAAGAGGCCAAAGCCAATGCCCAACAGCTTAAATTGGCAAAAGAAATGGTGGAGGACGGGATAAAACTTGAGGTTTCGGCCAATTACCTGACGATGAAGGCCAATGAAAAGGCCATTTCTTCACAGGAAAAGGCTGTGCAGCAGGCTCAGGAAGCTCTGAATATAGCACAAACCCGATATGAGAACGGCCAGGCCACCAATCTTGATGTGTTGGATGCCGAAGTGGCCCTGACCCAGGCCAAGACCAACAAGATCCAGGCCCTGCATGACTATCTGGTAAGCCTGGCAAAACTGGAGATGGCGGTGGGGGCGACGCTCAAATAGGATCGGATGACTTTAAATCATAATCGGCATCCAGAATTTAAAGCTCTTAACCGGAGGATCTGTTTTGTCGGATATTTGGGCAATAAAACACTAAATTCAGTGTCGGCAAGCAACCTAAAACAAAGAATATACTGTAAAAGGAGCAAGGTCATTCATGAAGGGCAAGACAATTTTAATCACCATAGCCGCGATGATAACCCTTTTCCTGGGGTTCAAAGTAATAAAATCGGTTACTGATAAAAAAACTGTGACGGTGCAGGCCCAAAAATATCCCGTGGAGATTTTGACTGTCTCTCCCTCTGACTATGACGAGAGCATAAACTTGTCCGGATCCATGATGGCCGAGAACCAGACCGATGTCCCTTCTAAGGTTTCCGGAAAGATCATAAAATATCTGATGGAAGAAGGGGCCTGGGTGGACAAGGGCCAGAATGTGGTTTCCATAGACCGGGATGAGATCGGGGTGGAGTTCAAGGAGGCCTGGTTGGAAGCCCCCATTTCGGGCTGGCTTACCAAAAAATATCTTGACACCGGCGGCCATGTGACCCCGGGCATGCCCTTATTTCAGATCGCCGATTATCACCAGGTAAAATTGGTGGTTCAGATCCCCGAGGCTGAGATATCCCGGGTCAAGACCGGAGCGGGAGCCCAGATCTCAATAGATGCCTGGCCGGGCCAGACCTTTTACGGTTCGGTCAGCCAGATATCGCCCACGGTGGATTACCTGAGCCGCACGGTCAAGGCCGAGATCGCCATCAAGAACCCCGGCATGAAGATACGGCCGGGGATGTACGCCCGGGCCCGGATCAACATCAAACACCATGTCAAGGCAGTGGTCATTCCCACCACCGCCATCATCGAGCGCGAGACCGGCACCATGGTATTCGTGGCGGAGAAAGGCCTGGCGGCATCCCGGCCGATCGTTGTCGAACTGGACATGGGCGAAACCTGCTCCATCAAGTCCGGCCTATCTTTCGGCGATAAACTGATCGTGGCCGGCCAGCACACCGTGGCCCAGGGATCGGCGGTAGAGATCGTGGGAGGCAAATAAGAATGATACTTTCTGAATTCGGGATCAAGCGCCCGGTGACGGTCTTCATGATATTCATCGGCGTCACCATCATCGGGCTGGTGGCCCTGGCCAACCTGAACATCGACCTGCTGCCCGACATGTCCTTCCCCATCGTGGCGGTGATGACAGATTATCCGGGAGTGGGGCCGGCCGAGGTGGAGGCCATGGTCAGCCGCCCCATGGAGAGCGTGGTCAGCATGGTGCGCAACGTAAAGAATGTGCATTCCACCTCCAAGGAAGGCTCCTCGATGATAACCCTGGAATTTGACTGGGGCACCGATATCGACGCCGCAGCCATAGACGTCCGGGAAAAGATTGACCTGGTCAAATCCCATCTGCCGGCCGGGGTCCAGAATCCCACCATCGTCAAATTCGACCCGGCCCTGATGCCGGTGATGGTGGTGGGGGTATCCAGCCCCCGTGGGGTCTCGGAACTGCGACAATATGCGGACGACAATCTCAAGGACCGGCTGGCCCGGATCCCGGGGGTGGCTGCGGTGACCGTGCAGGGGGGGCAGGACCGCCAGATCCAGGTCAACATCGACCGCACCAGGATGGAGGCCCTGGGCCTGTCCTTTGATCAGATAGGACAGGCCCTGATGGCCTCCAATCTGAACCTGCCCGGAGGCCACCTTAAAAGCGGCCAGCTGGACTTCCTGATCCGGATCCCAGGGGAGTTCAAAACCGTAGAACAGATCTCGGCCACCGTGGTCGGCAACCGGGGCGGGACCCCGGTCTATCTCCGGGATATCGCCAAGGTGGAGGACAGTTTTACCGAAATAGACACCGAGACCAAGCTCAACGGACAGCGCTCGGTGGCCCTGGTCATCCAGAAACAGTCCGGTTCCAACACCGTGGCGGTCAGCAACAAGATCCAGGCCAAGATCGAGGAGATGCAGAAACAGATGCCTTCCGACATCAAGCTGGCGGCGGCCTTTGATTCCGCTCAGTTCATCCGGGAATCGGTCAAAACCCTGCAAGCCGAGGCCATCGGCGGGTCCCTGCTGGCCATCCTGATCATAATCCTGTTCCTGCGCAACTTCTCCAGCACGCTGATCATCTCGCTGTCCATACCGTTCTCCATCATCGTGACCTTTGTCCTGCTCTATTTCCGTAACATGACCCTGAACATCATGACCCTGGGCGGGCTGGCCCTGGGAGTGGGCCGCCTGGTGGACGATTCCATCGTGGTGCTGGAGAACATCTACCGCCACCGCGAGGCCGGGCAAAGCCCCCAGGAGGCCGCACTGAAAGGAGCCGACCAGGTGTCCATGGCAGTGCTGGCGGCCACCATCACCACCATCGTGGTCTTCCTGCCGATCGCCTTCGTCTCCGGCATCGCCGGGGTGCTGTTCCGGCCCATGGCCTACACCGTGTCGTTCTCCCTGATCGGCTCGTATTTCGTGTCCATGATGTTGCTGCCGCTGTTGACCAGCCGGTTTTTGAAGGTGGAAAAGCCCGAGATAGTTGGGATCGGTTCTTCCTGGTGGAAAAAGTTGATGGACAGGATAGGCAAATGGCAGGACGATGTTGATGGGTTTTATAAAAGGGCCCTGACCTGGGCCCTGGCCCACAAGAAGGTGGTGATGGCGGTCACCTTGGGAGTGGTGTTGGCCAGCCTGTCTCTGTTTACCGTGGTTGATTCCGAGTTCATCCCCTCCAGCGACGAGGGGGAATTCACCGTTAATCTTACCATGCCGGTGGGCACCTCCTTCAGGCAGACCGGAAGCATCCTGCAGCGAATGGAGGATGTCGTTAAAGCCGAAGTCCCGGAAACCCGGACCCTCTATTCAACTTTCGGCGAAGGCGAGGGGATGCGCAAGGCCATGGCCGGAACCGGGCCCAACATAGGTGCCATGCGGATCAAGATTGGCCCGCGCTCCCAGCGGAGCCGCAGCGTCGACCAGATCATTAACCTGCTGAGGGCCAGGTTCTCGGCCATTCCCGACGCCCAGGTGGTGTTCCTCTCCGGCAGCCTGATCTCCCAGATCATGAGCATGGGCGCCGGCGGGGCCATCCAGGTGGACATTCAGGGTTACGACCTGGAAAACTCCCGGAAGCTGGCGGAGCAGGTCAAGCAGATAATGGCCTCGGTCAACGGAACCAGGGATGTTAACATCACCCGCAAAGAAGGCATGCCCGAACTGCAGGTGATCGTGGACCGCGACAAGGCCGGAGCCATGGGACTGAGCGTTTACCAGGTGGCCTCGGCGGTGGAGACGGCCTTCAAGGGCAGGACGGTCACCCGTTTTCGGGACAGCAAGTTCGGCAAGGAATATGACGTGGTGGTCCGTTTTCAGGAGAATGACCGCTCCCAGATCCCGGACATAAAGAACCTGAAAGTAATGAGCCCGATGGGACAGATGGTGCCGGTCTCCAATATTGCCCGGATCCAAAAGGCCTTCGGGCCGGTGGACATCAGCCGCAAGAACCAGCAGCGGATCGTTTCCGTCACTGCCAACGCCACCGGCCGGGCCATCGGGGCCATCAACGGCGAACTGGCAGATAAAATAGCAAAGATCAGCATTCCCGAAGGCTTCACCGTGGAAGTGGGCGGCTCGGCCAAGGACATGGCCGACAGCTTCAAGAGCCTGTTCTACGCCACCCTGCTGGCCATCATGCTGGTCTATATGGTGCTGGCCTCGCAGTTCGAATCATTGCTGGACCCCTTTGTCATCATGTTCTCGGTGCCGTTGGGCATAGGGGGCGTGGTCTGGGGCCTGTTCCTGACCGGGCACAATTTTTCGGTGATCGCCTTCATCGGCGTCATCATGCTGGTGGGCATCGTGGTCTCCAACGCCATCCTGCTGGTGGATTACGCCAATGTGCTGAGAAAGGAAGGGCTGGGCCTTTACCAGGCGGTGATCCAATCGGGGCATACCCGGCTGCGTCCGATCCTGATGACCACTCTGACCACCATCGTAGGTATGATGCCCATGGCCCTGGGGATAGGGGAAAGCGCGGAAACCTCGGCGCCGCTTGCCATTTCGGTGATCAGCGGCCTGACGGCCTCCACCTTGCTGACATTGATCTTCGTGCCCACTTTGTATGTCTTGTTCGAGGAAAGGCTGAGGAAATAAAATTTTCCCGGAGTATAAATAGCCCGTTCGTTTGGAACGGGCTATTTATCTTGTTGACAATAGCTGAATTTACGGATAAAATTAAGCTAATAGATGGAGTACAAAAATGAGCCGAATAAGCATAAAACAACTTAAAAATGGGGAGATGCAGGGCCAGGAACTGATAGAAAAATACGCCCTGCGCAAGGTGGAGATCAAGACCAAGGAATCGGATGGGAAATCCTTCCTTTCCCTGGAGGTGGGCGACGCCACCGGCCGTGTGGATGCGGTGCTATGGAATGAGGCCGATGCGGCCTATAAGCAGGTCTCCCCCGGCGATGTGGTCCAGGTCAAGGCGGTGGTGGGGAGATACAAGGACAACGTTCAGCTGAGGATAGAAAATATACGCAAATGCGAAAGAAGCGAGTATGATCTGGCGGAAATATTGGCTTCCTCCGCATTCACCCGCAGCGAACTTGAGGCGTCCCTAAGGTCGGAGCTGGCCGGGGTCAAGAATCCCTCTCTGGCAAAATTATTGAAGCTGTTCTTTGACGATCAGGATTTTATGAGGGACTTTCTGGATGCCCCGGCGGCCAAGCTGTGGCATCACGGCTGGATCGGAGGCTTGGCCGAGCACACGGTCGCGGTCTGCCGGTTGGCCCGGGGGGGGCTTAAAAATTACCAGCTGCTGGACCCCGACCTCCTGATCACCGGATGCCTGCTGCATGACATCGGCAAGATCAGGGAATTTACCGTTAGCACCTTCGTGGATTATTCCGACGACGGTCGCCTGATGGGGCATATAGTGCTGGGCGACCAGATGCTGCTGGAGAGGATGGCCAAAATAAAGGACTTCCCCCGGGAATTGGCCAAGCGGCTCAGACACATCCTGCTGTCCCACCACGGGGAGAAGGAGAAGGGATCCCCTGTGGTTCCGGCCACCCTGGAGGCCCTGGTGGTGCACCATTGCGATCTTATGGATGCCCATGCCGCGGCCTACGAAAGGATAATAAGGCGGGAGGGTGTCAACAGCAAACGCTGGAGCGAATATGTAAATCTGATAGACCGCTTCATCTACCTGGCCAGGGAGGAGGGGGTGGCGGAAAATCCGCAGCTTTTTTAAATGCCTCTTGCTA is a genomic window containing:
- a CDS encoding efflux RND transporter permease subunit, whose amino-acid sequence is MILSEFGIKRPVTVFMIFIGVTIIGLVALANLNIDLLPDMSFPIVAVMTDYPGVGPAEVEAMVSRPMESVVSMVRNVKNVHSTSKEGSSMITLEFDWGTDIDAAAIDVREKIDLVKSHLPAGVQNPTIVKFDPALMPVMVVGVSSPRGVSELRQYADDNLKDRLARIPGVAAVTVQGGQDRQIQVNIDRTRMEALGLSFDQIGQALMASNLNLPGGHLKSGQLDFLIRIPGEFKTVEQISATVVGNRGGTPVYLRDIAKVEDSFTEIDTETKLNGQRSVALVIQKQSGSNTVAVSNKIQAKIEEMQKQMPSDIKLAAAFDSAQFIRESVKTLQAEAIGGSLLAILIIILFLRNFSSTLIISLSIPFSIIVTFVLLYFRNMTLNIMTLGGLALGVGRLVDDSIVVLENIYRHREAGQSPQEAALKGADQVSMAVLAATITTIVVFLPIAFVSGIAGVLFRPMAYTVSFSLIGSYFVSMMLLPLLTSRFLKVEKPEIVGIGSSWWKKLMDRIGKWQDDVDGFYKRALTWALAHKKVVMAVTLGVVLASLSLFTVVDSEFIPSSDEGEFTVNLTMPVGTSFRQTGSILQRMEDVVKAEVPETRTLYSTFGEGEGMRKAMAGTGPNIGAMRIKIGPRSQRSRSVDQIINLLRARFSAIPDAQVVFLSGSLISQIMSMGAGGAIQVDIQGYDLENSRKLAEQVKQIMASVNGTRDVNITRKEGMPELQVIVDRDKAGAMGLSVYQVASAVETAFKGRTVTRFRDSKFGKEYDVVVRFQENDRSQIPDIKNLKVMSPMGQMVPVSNIARIQKAFGPVDISRKNQQRIVSVTANATGRAIGAINGELADKIAKISIPEGFTVEVGGSAKDMADSFKSLFYATLLAIMLVYMVLASQFESLLDPFVIMFSVPLGIGGVVWGLFLTGHNFSVIAFIGVIMLVGIVVSNAILLVDYANVLRKEGLGLYQAVIQSGHTRLRPILMTTLTTIVGMMPMALGIGESAETSAPLAISVISGLTASTLLTLIFVPTLYVLFEERLRK
- a CDS encoding efflux RND transporter periplasmic adaptor subunit encodes the protein MKGKTILITIAAMITLFLGFKVIKSVTDKKTVTVQAQKYPVEILTVSPSDYDESINLSGSMMAENQTDVPSKVSGKIIKYLMEEGAWVDKGQNVVSIDRDEIGVEFKEAWLEAPISGWLTKKYLDTGGHVTPGMPLFQIADYHQVKLVVQIPEAEISRVKTGAGAQISIDAWPGQTFYGSVSQISPTVDYLSRTVKAEIAIKNPGMKIRPGMYARARINIKHHVKAVVIPTTAIIERETGTMVFVAEKGLAASRPIVVELDMGETCSIKSGLSFGDKLIVAGQHTVAQGSAVEIVGGK
- a CDS encoding OB-fold nucleic acid binding domain-containing protein; translation: MSRISIKQLKNGEMQGQELIEKYALRKVEIKTKESDGKSFLSLEVGDATGRVDAVLWNEADAAYKQVSPGDVVQVKAVVGRYKDNVQLRIENIRKCERSEYDLAEILASSAFTRSELEASLRSELAGVKNPSLAKLLKLFFDDQDFMRDFLDAPAAKLWHHGWIGGLAEHTVAVCRLARGGLKNYQLLDPDLLITGCLLHDIGKIREFTVSTFVDYSDDGRLMGHIVLGDQMLLERMAKIKDFPRELAKRLRHILLSHHGEKEKGSPVVPATLEALVVHHCDLMDAHAAAYERIIRREGVNSKRWSEYVNLIDRFIYLAREEGVAENPQLF
- a CDS encoding TolC family protein: MRRVVALVILFASFAAAEDISLNQAIDLALKQNAALKIAQYKVSAAEGQLMTARGYLVPQLSVSGSIVRLNSLIDMKAGQSYYLPVRDSNFIPTGDMVQMSSASITSDKIGNTYSGKLSASWPIYTGGKIWQGYQISRLNRQAADESYDSARAGVIYAVKQAYYGLLLAQSAYAVTQEAVSSIGKHLGRVQALYQKGMVSRYDLLRAEVQLSNMQPQLIRMQNAVELSRQSFNMALNRELNAPVVLSDSMAFHLLEADSALLVGRAFQARPEYKSILIRQKMVDKAKLISYASYQPTVALIADYSYSKGSGFSGSDEWQKNWDVGVSASWPLFDGGSGLGRIKEAKANAQQLKLAKEMVEDGIKLEVSANYLTMKANEKAISSQEKAVQQAQEALNIAQTRYENGQATNLDVLDAEVALTQAKTNKIQALHDYLVSLAKLEMAVGATLK